One segment of Rubripirellula amarantea DNA contains the following:
- a CDS encoding DUF4910 domain-containing protein → MNDTFPCVGDDMYSLAERLFPINRSLTGDGVRQSLGILSELVTGLQVHEVPTGTSCFDWSVPKEWKIREGWIEDPNGDRIADFANCNLHVVGYSTPVDTVMGLDELQQHLYSLPEQPDAIPYVTSYYKERWGFCLTENQRRSLQPGNYRVRIDSELFDGSLTYGELKLAGDSEKEIFLSTYVCHPSMANNELSGPCVTIHLAKWLQAMTQRRYSYRIVFIPETIGSIVYLSRHHEAMRKNVVAGFNVSCVGDDRVYSYLPSRDGNTLSDRVAKHVLHHTDPDYCRYTFLDRGSDERQYCSPGIDLPVATVMRSKYGMYPEYHTSHDNLDVISPSGLQGAFNAIAECIRCIEQDCYPKSVMPCEPQLGRRGLYPDLSVKGGADSVREMMNMIAYCDGKKSLLEIAEIIDAPMSRLTTYVKKLVNASVIETQSEKF, encoded by the coding sequence ATGAACGACACATTCCCCTGCGTTGGCGACGATATGTATTCGCTTGCGGAACGGCTATTTCCTATCAACCGCAGTTTGACTGGCGACGGAGTTCGGCAGTCATTGGGGATCTTGAGTGAATTAGTGACTGGGCTGCAAGTCCACGAAGTGCCAACGGGCACGTCGTGCTTTGATTGGTCGGTACCAAAAGAGTGGAAGATTCGTGAGGGTTGGATCGAGGACCCCAATGGTGATCGCATTGCCGATTTCGCGAACTGCAATCTGCATGTGGTAGGGTATTCGACGCCGGTCGACACGGTCATGGGATTGGATGAACTGCAGCAGCATCTCTATTCATTGCCCGAACAACCCGACGCGATTCCCTATGTCACGTCTTACTACAAAGAGCGTTGGGGATTCTGCCTCACCGAGAATCAACGACGTTCGTTGCAGCCGGGCAACTACCGAGTTCGCATTGATAGCGAGCTGTTTGACGGTTCGTTGACATACGGTGAGTTAAAGTTGGCGGGTGATTCCGAGAAAGAGATTTTCTTGTCGACCTATGTTTGTCATCCATCGATGGCAAACAATGAATTGTCGGGGCCATGTGTGACCATTCATTTGGCCAAATGGTTGCAGGCCATGACGCAACGACGCTATAGCTACCGAATTGTTTTCATTCCTGAGACGATTGGGTCCATCGTTTATCTCAGTCGCCATCACGAGGCGATGCGAAAAAACGTTGTTGCTGGATTCAACGTGTCATGCGTTGGAGATGATCGAGTCTATTCGTATCTTCCGTCGCGAGATGGTAATACGCTTTCTGATCGCGTGGCCAAGCATGTGTTGCACCACACCGACCCTGATTATTGTCGCTATACCTTTCTGGATCGCGGTAGCGACGAACGGCAATACTGTAGCCCCGGGATAGATTTGCCTGTTGCGACAGTGATGCGAAGCAAATACGGCATGTACCCTGAATACCACACTTCGCACGACAACCTGGATGTCATTTCGCCATCAGGTTTACAAGGTGCCTTCAACGCAATTGCCGAGTGCATTCGTTGCATCGAGCAGGACTGCTATCCCAAGTCGGTAATGCCATGTGAACCGCAGTTAGGAAGGCGTGGCTTGTATCCCGATCTTAGCGTGAAAGGCGGTGCGGATTCGGTGCGAGAGATGATGAATATGATCGCCTACTGCGACGGCAAAAAGAGTCTTTTGGAGATTGCTGAAATCATCGACGCCCCGATGAGCCGGTTGACGACGTACGTCAAGAAATTGGTCAATGCCAGCGTGATCGAAACGCAATCGGAGAAGTTTTAG
- a CDS encoding methyltransferase domain-containing protein, whose translation MTSLRELKQLYEQGQNICEYLRRELNVSTNTPEIIEIAYDLQTGSYTRAMSDPVIIKHKTAYTATIAGQILKHCPTLSSVMEAGVGEATTLSGVISLLRMEAGHESLQGYGFDLSWSRLSYARRWLTENNIDQVDLCCGDLLNIPFCDNSIDVVYTSHSVEPNGGNEEPILRELYRVARKYVILCEPGYELGDDVAKARMDHHGYCKNLPGISRELGYDVVDHHLIDCSAIPQNPSAITVIRKPQADSGVSDSVFACPKTRTPLVAGEGVLYSPESLTAYPIVGGIPCLRSENGILASRYEEVAK comes from the coding sequence ATGACAAGTCTGCGAGAACTCAAACAGCTCTATGAACAAGGCCAAAACATTTGCGAGTACCTGCGTCGTGAGTTGAATGTTTCAACCAATACGCCCGAGATCATTGAGATAGCTTACGACTTGCAAACCGGCAGCTACACACGTGCCATGTCCGACCCGGTAATCATCAAGCATAAAACGGCGTACACCGCCACGATTGCCGGTCAAATACTCAAGCACTGCCCGACGCTCAGTTCCGTGATGGAAGCCGGGGTAGGTGAAGCAACAACGCTAAGTGGAGTGATTAGTCTGTTGCGAATGGAAGCGGGCCACGAAAGCCTGCAAGGATACGGGTTCGATCTAAGTTGGTCTCGCTTGAGCTATGCACGGCGTTGGCTTACTGAAAACAACATCGATCAGGTCGATCTATGCTGTGGTGATTTGTTGAACATTCCATTTTGCGACAATTCAATTGATGTGGTCTATACGTCCCATTCGGTTGAGCCCAACGGAGGCAACGAAGAACCAATCCTGCGAGAGCTTTATCGGGTCGCTCGCAAGTATGTCATTCTTTGTGAACCGGGTTATGAACTAGGGGACGATGTCGCGAAAGCTCGCATGGATCACCATGGTTATTGCAAGAACTTACCAGGGATCAGCCGCGAACTCGGCTACGACGTTGTGGATCATCATCTAATTGATTGTAGTGCGATTCCTCAGAATCCATCTGCAATCACGGTGATCCGCAAACCTCAAGCGGACTCTGGGGTTTCCGATAGCGTTTTCGCTTGTCCTAAGACACGTACTCCGCTGGTTGCGGGCGAAGGCGTACTCTACAGCCCGGAATCCTTAACGGCGTATCCCATTGTTGGCGGCATCCCGTGTTTGCGATCCGAAAACGGCATCTTAGCTAGTCGCTATGAAGAGGTCGCGAAGTGA
- the pseH gene encoding UDP-4-amino-4,6-dideoxy-N-acetyl-beta-L-altrosamine N-acetyltransferase — protein sequence MSGQPRVTIVPINEEEHAKVLFEWRKSPEISRFMYTRDPIVWDSHIAWIRSLPQNQSRKDCVILLDGVPAGTVNLTEIDNTHRRCSFGMYVALPLARVQGVGAAAEVLVLELAFDDLKMHKVSCEVFASNPAPVAMHQRMGFKIEGTFRDHVFDDGDWIDVVRMSVLENEWASKAAMMRGLLSRLIG from the coding sequence GTGAGTGGGCAACCTCGAGTAACAATCGTTCCGATCAACGAAGAAGAACACGCAAAGGTGTTGTTCGAGTGGCGCAAGTCCCCCGAGATTTCACGCTTCATGTACACTCGCGATCCGATCGTTTGGGATTCACACATCGCTTGGATACGGTCGTTGCCGCAAAACCAATCTCGCAAAGATTGCGTGATTCTGCTTGATGGGGTTCCCGCTGGAACGGTCAATCTAACCGAAATCGACAACACGCATCGACGTTGCAGCTTTGGAATGTATGTTGCTTTGCCGCTCGCACGGGTGCAAGGAGTCGGTGCCGCCGCGGAAGTGTTGGTGCTTGAGCTTGCGTTTGATGACTTAAAGATGCACAAAGTTTCCTGCGAAGTTTTTGCCAGCAACCCGGCCCCGGTCGCTATGCACCAACGCATGGGATTCAAGATTGAAGGTACCTTTCGCGACCACGTATTCGATGATGGTGACTGGATTGATGTTGTGCGAATGTCCGTACTTGAAAACGAATGGGCATCGAAAGCTGCCATGATGCGGGGCCTGCTTTCGCGATTGATTGGTTAG
- a CDS encoding pseudaminic acid biosynthesis-associated methylase has protein sequence MSEHKTEQEAFWAGDFGNQYISRNESAQFIANNTAVFRDIISRTHGVKSVIELGPNVGMNLHALRHLIPDVDLSAVEINSKAAEQLRQTESLDVTVHETSILEFEPTRTYDLTFTKGVLIHINPDEVNRVYDLLYQASHRYVLVAEYYNPTPVAIPYRGHDDRLFKRDFAGDMLDRFSDLQLIDYKFVYRRDPNFPHDDVTWFLMEKR, from the coding sequence ATGAGCGAACACAAGACGGAACAAGAAGCCTTTTGGGCGGGCGATTTTGGCAATCAATACATCAGTCGGAACGAATCCGCCCAGTTTATCGCCAACAATACAGCCGTTTTTCGCGACATCATCTCACGCACTCATGGGGTGAAGTCGGTGATTGAGTTGGGGCCTAACGTGGGAATGAATTTGCATGCCTTAAGGCATTTGATTCCGGATGTCGATCTATCGGCGGTTGAGATCAATTCAAAGGCAGCCGAGCAATTGCGACAAACCGAGTCTTTGGATGTCACTGTCCATGAGACTTCGATTCTAGAATTTGAACCCACTCGTACTTACGATTTGACGTTCACCAAAGGTGTGTTGATTCACATCAACCCCGACGAAGTCAATCGGGTTTACGACCTGCTCTACCAAGCATCCCATCGGTATGTGCTTGTCGCAGAGTACTACAACCCAACACCGGTAGCGATTCCCTATCGAGGGCATGACGATCGATTGTTTAAGCGTGACTTCGCTGGCGACATGCTTGATCGTTTCAGCGATTTACAATTGATCGACTATAAGTTTGTGTACCGTCGCGATCCCAACTTTCCCCACGATGACGTTACGTGGTTCTTGATGGAAAAGCGTTAG